One stretch of Carassius gibelio isolate Cgi1373 ecotype wild population from Czech Republic chromosome B1, carGib1.2-hapl.c, whole genome shotgun sequence DNA includes these proteins:
- the LOC127948459 gene encoding uncharacterized protein LOC127948459, producing MAESAQNKGNSHALRPTTERHGTEPPNVTIDQMLENLNAYLDKRLGLSKCHDDICQKYSIKYSESGLWALPDIKRAYGKMQRLRTYTNRDGLSVILLKQIRQHLQRCETDKLQHEKKAEKAKVRALAEQLQTVKKDKERLLHQNDKLLTLLSKRLESKASSSSDNSDADINTHTEITKDKLKVRLAPVIIKNRRTETENEEEYEEDGERRTRTLKKVIKKYVPYRTYQPATPEQVDKWSKELPDVYKQPRKVWQFLQRLQKIYNLHPLDSVMIVNVNLRDNDQQRLTESVERRIGESQENIEAGWEAVQTFLFELKPAEVNWAKITSCVQKTGESVAEFEERFRQTWMEHAGLNNNIEELCEDTSIPFKTIFVNGLKPEVSKTLKIRYDDWDSTGTTFMQIVEWSAKIERTQEVDLRVLQSKTLSYNNRTMGYEKSEYQRHSREKTQERFRHCNEEGHWIRDCKLSLRQSDDDHLLKRFQQLTAKQKQTLLNAVEPQGN from the coding sequence ATGGCTGAGTCTGCACAAAACAAAGGCAATAGTCATGCATTGAGGCCAACAACAGAAAGACATGGAACAGAACCTCCAAATGTTACCATTGATCAGATGTTGGAGAATCTGAATGCATATCTGGACAAAAGGCTGGGACTGAGTAAGTGCCATGATGACATCTGCCAGAAGTACAGCATCAAGTACTCAGAGAGTGGACTATGGGCTTTGCCGGACATTAAAAGGGCTTATGGAAAGATGCAGCGCTTAAGGACATACACCAACAGAGATGGCTTGTCTGTAATTTTGCTCAAACAAATTCGACAGCATCTACAGAGATGTGAAACTGACAAATTACAACATGAGAAAAAAGCAGAGAAAGCAAAGGTTCGAGCACTGGCTGAACAATTACAGACTGTAAAGAAGGACAAAGAAAGACTGttacatcagaatgacaagttgtTAACTTTGCTCTCCAAACGACTGGAATCAAAAGCTTCAAGCAGCTCTGATAACAGTGATGCAGATATCAACACACATACTGAAATTACAAAGGACAAACTGAAGGTTAGACTTGCTCCTGTAATTATTAAGAACAGaagaactgaaactgaaaatgaagAGGAGTATGAGGAAGATGGTGAACGACGAACTCGCACATTAAAAAAGGTAATAAAGAAATATGTTCCATACAGAACATACCAGCCAGCTACTCCAGAGCAAGTTGACAAATGGTCAAAAGAATTGCCAGATGTGTACAAGCAACCACGGAAAGTATGGCAATTTCTTCAACGCTTGCAGAAAATCTACAATTTACATCCACTGGACAGTGTGATGATTGTTAATGTGAACTTAAGAGACAATGACCAACAACGACTTACAGAAAGTGTTGAAAGAAGGATTGGTGAATCTCAAGAAAACATTGAAGCTGGATGGGAAGCGGTTCAAACCTTCTTATTTGAACTGAAACCTGCAGAGGTTAATTGGGCTAAAATTACCTCTTGTGTGCAGAAGACAGGAGAAAGTGTTGCAGAGTTTGAAGAACGCTTCAGACAAACTTGGATGGAACATGCTGGTTTGAACAACAACATTGAAGAACTCTGTGAAGACACTAGCATCCCTTTTAAAACCATATTTGTGAATGGACTGAAACCTGAGGTTTCTAAAACTCTTAAAATCAGGTATGATGACTGGGACAGCACTGGAACAACATTTATGCAGATTGTAGAATGGTCAGCAAAGATTGAAAGAACACAGGAAGTCGATCTCAGAGTTTTACAATCCAAAACCTTGTCATACAACAACAGGACAATGGGATACGAAAAAAGTGAATATCAGAGACACTCAAGAGAGAAAACTCAGGAAAGATTTAGACATTGCAACGAGGAAGGACACTGGATTCGTGATTGTAAGCTGAGTTTGAGACAAAGTGATGACGACCACCTGTTGAAGAGGTTTCAGCAGTTGACAGCCAAACAAAAACAGACTCTGCTAAATGCTGTGGAGCCACAGGGAAACTGA